CGAGATCCTCGCAGCAGAAGGCTTCGTGGTGCTTCCGTATATGAGTCCTGATCTGTCCGCCGCTCTCCGGTTGAAGGCTGCGGGGGCGGCGGCCGTGATGCCGCTGGGAGCGCCAATCGGGTCCAACCGCGGACTGCAGACCAAGGAGCTGATCCGCATTCTGATCTCCGAGACGGATATGCCAGTCATTGTGGATGCCGGAATCGGCAGACCCTCTGAGGCGGCTGAGGCAATGGAAATGGGAGCCGCAGCGGTGCTGCTTAATACAGCAATTGCCACCGCCAAAGATCCGCTGCTGATGGCAGAGGCCTTCTGCGAGGCGGTATCCGCAGGGCGTAAGGCTTTTCTCGCCGGACTGGGGCCCGTGGAGGAGACGGCGGCAGCCTCTTCACCGTTGACCGGGTTTTTGGCCTGACAGATGTAATAGGGAGGGGGAACGGTTATGAGCTTTTATGAGACGATGACCCGGCTGGAGCAGCTTCCTTACAGGGCGTTATGGAGCCGGTATACGGCAGAGGATGTGAAGCGCGCACTTCGTGCAGAGCAGGTTGATGAAGAGGGGCTGATGGCATTGCTGTCACCGGCAGCGGAGCCTTATCTGGAGGAGATGGCGCAGAAGGCACACCGGTTAACGCGTACGCATTTCGGCCATGTGATGCAATTATTTACACCGATGTATCTCGCTGATTACTGTGTGAATCATTGTACCTATTGCAGCTTCAGCTCCATTTATGATTTTCCGCGTAAAAAACTAACGCTGGAGCAGGTCGCCCGGGAAGCAGAGACCATCGCAGCCACGGGCCTGCGCCACATTCTCATTCTGACCGGAGAATCCCGGAGGGACAGTCCGGCCGGTTATGTGAGGGACTGCGTGAATGTGCTCCGGCGCTATTTTTCCTCCGTCAGCATTGAAGTGAATCCGCTCTCGACAGCAGAATATGCTGAGCTCAGAGACGCCGGTGTGGACGGTCTGACGCTCTATCAGGAGGTCTACCACCAGGAGACTTATCGGGCGCTGCATGTAAAAGGACCCAAACGCGTCTACCGCAACCGTCTGGATGCTCCCGAGCGGGGCTGTGAGGCCGGGTTCCGTTCGGTCAATATCGGAGCCCTGCTCGGCATGTACGAATGGCGCCAGGAGGCTCTGGCCACTGCGCTGCATGCGAGGTACTTGCAGGACAAGTACCCGGAATGCGAAATCGGATTGTCCGTTCCAAGATTTCGGCCATACCTGGGGGAATTCAATCCCGCAAGTGATGTGACCGACCGTGCACTGGTGCAGATTATCCTGGCGTACCGTCTGTTCCTGCCGCGCTCTGGCCTCTCACTGTCCACACGCGAGCCTGCTGCTCTGCGCGATCATCTGGTCCAGCTCGGCATCACGAAGATGTCGGCAGGGGTATCCACCGAAGTGGGCGGACATTCCCTGGAAGGGGGAACGCCGCAGTTTGAAATCTCGGACAACCGCAGCGTGGATGAGATCGCCGTGATGCTGCGCTTGCGAGGGCTGGAGCCGGTGTTCAAGGACTGGGATATCCTGTCCGAGCCGGCCGGCTTGGCTTAGCCGAAAAGAATTGGATGGATGTAGTCTGGAGTAACTGACTGGATTGACCAGACTCACGCAACTGACCAGATTGACTGGACGCAAATAACCCGCCGTGAGGCGGGTTATTTGCATAATCTAAAGATTACAGGGCTTCTCGCGCCAACTTCTCCTTCTATCGTGAAGACGTACGGTCGAATGTAGGCGAAAAACCGAACACAATCGTAATGTGCTGGAGAAACACTACATGGATCGATTGTGTGCTCCTCAGGGCTGACACCGGATGCGGTCAGAAAGCAGTCGACTGGAAAAAATAGGGTTCCGCTTAAAAGCGGCATTCGCATAGCATTGTTAACACGTTAGTGTAACAGCCAACGCTAGGAGCCAACATATACGAATACTGTACTCTATTTACTCTATGGATTCAGGTTGTCCGGCAGACTGTCCCTGACTCGCGCTGGAAGACAGCTCGTCCAGCGACATCTCGAAGCCCGGAGCCATGTGTTTAAGGAAATATTCCATCTCAGGCATCCCCAGCACATGCAGCTTCGCGGCGGTCTGCTCTTTGGCGGCGGCGAATTCTCGGTTACCTGCGGCGACCTCCCAGACGCATTTCAGGTAAGCGTCCAGCACATCCGCTGCCTTGACGTAGCGTAGCAGTCCGGCATCTTCGGAGCCGGGCGGGCTGGTGTGCGGCTGCAGGAGCGGCGCATAGACTGCGCTCAGCTCTGGCGGAATCATGGCCGCCAGCCGGTCGGCGGCCACCTGCTCCATCTCGCGGAAGCTGGACAGCAGACGCGAGTTGTTATGCTTCACCGGCGTGGCGATGTCGCCGGTGAAGACCTCGGTGGCGTCGTGGAACAGCGCCATCGTAGATGCACGGTCGGCGTTCAGCGAGCGGCCGAAATGGGCATTGCCTATGGTGCACAGCATGTGCGCCAGCAGGGCGACCTGGAATGAATGCTGCGCCACGTTCTCCGGGGCGGTGCTGCGCATGAGGCTCCAGCGCTGGATATATTGCAGCCGGTAGAGATAGGCAGAGAAATGGTAGTTCAATTTTGAAGTAACCCCTTTCATGAGCAGCTTAATGTGCTATTATAGTAACTAATTGTACCAGAGATAGGGCCGCTTGAACCAGATGGAGAGGAGACTGAATGAAGATGCAGCATTTTGAAGAGAGCATTTATAATTTGATTGTAGAGACCTCCACGAACTTGCCGGGTGATGTGCGCCGGGCGGTGGCCAGAGGGCGGGCGCTGGAAGACCGGGCGACACGCTCCGGACTGGCACTAACCACGATAGCGCAAAATATCGGGATGGCGGAGCAGCAAATATCGCCGATCTGCCAGGATACGGGGATGCCGACTTTTATAATTCATACGCCGGTGGGCGTGAATCAGATAGAAATGAAGAAGGATATTCACAGCGCGATTATCCGCGCTACGAAGAACGGGAAGCTGCGGCCTAATTCCGTGGATTCGCTAACCGGCGAGAACAGCGGGGATAATCTGGGGGCAGGGACTCCGGTGATTCACTTTGAGCAGTGGGAGGAAGATAGCGTTGACGTCCGGCTGATCCTGAAGGGCGGCGGCTGCGAGAATAAGAACATCCAGTACAGCCTTCCGGCAGAGCTGGAGGGACTCGGCAAAGCCGGACGCGACCTCGACGGTATCCGCAAGTGCATCCTGCATTCCGTATACCAGGCGCAGGGTCAGGGCTGTAGCGCAGGCTTCATTGGCGTAGGCATTGGCGGCGACCGTACCACGGGCTATGAGCTGGCGAAGAAGCAGCTGTTCCGCAAGGTCGAGGATGTGAATCCTATTGAAGATTTGGGCAAGCTGGAGAATTACATTATGGAGAATGCCAATAAGCTCGGAATCGGCACGATGGGCTTC
This genomic interval from Paenibacillus sp. FSL H8-0332 contains the following:
- the thiH gene encoding 2-iminoacetate synthase ThiH; this encodes MSFYETMTRLEQLPYRALWSRYTAEDVKRALRAEQVDEEGLMALLSPAAEPYLEEMAQKAHRLTRTHFGHVMQLFTPMYLADYCVNHCTYCSFSSIYDFPRKKLTLEQVAREAETIAATGLRHILILTGESRRDSPAGYVRDCVNVLRRYFSSVSIEVNPLSTAEYAELRDAGVDGLTLYQEVYHQETYRALHVKGPKRVYRNRLDAPERGCEAGFRSVNIGALLGMYEWRQEALATALHARYLQDKYPECEIGLSVPRFRPYLGEFNPASDVTDRALVQIILAYRLFLPRSGLSLSTREPAALRDHLVQLGITKMSAGVSTEVGGHSLEGGTPQFEISDNRSVDEIAVMLRLRGLEPVFKDWDILSEPAGLA
- a CDS encoding thiazole synthase; this translates as MQDPLTIGGVTLTSRLFIGTGKYSRNTLIPEVIARSGSQVITVALRRVDPESKDNIVSHIPSHMTLLPNTSGARTAEEAVRIARLARSAGLGNWVKIEVINDQKYLLPDNMETIRATEILAAEGFVVLPYMSPDLSAALRLKAAGAAAVMPLGAPIGSNRGLQTKELIRILISETDMPVIVDAGIGRPSEAAEAMEMGAAAVLLNTAIATAKDPLLMAEAFCEAVSAGRKAFLAGLGPVEETAAASSPLTGFLA
- the yfbR gene encoding 5'-deoxynucleotidase encodes the protein MNYHFSAYLYRLQYIQRWSLMRSTAPENVAQHSFQVALLAHMLCTIGNAHFGRSLNADRASTMALFHDATEVFTGDIATPVKHNNSRLLSSFREMEQVAADRLAAMIPPELSAVYAPLLQPHTSPPGSEDAGLLRYVKAADVLDAYLKCVWEVAAGNREFAAAKEQTAAKLHVLGMPEMEYFLKHMAPGFEMSLDELSSSASQGQSAGQPESIE